The following proteins are encoded in a genomic region of Patescibacteria group bacterium:
- a CDS encoding phosphatase PAP2 family protein, which produces MRLDLTIFKFIHSLAGKSICLDSLGIFLAVYLIWLMPLLICFIWFLKGEKRKILKILFLCFLAVVLVYLFDFIFEKIYFRPRPFVVLNLLSLINVGMKESSFPSAHTAIAFALAFSIYFFHYRLGIIFLILALFIGLARIFVGVHWPTDVLAGIFIGWFGALLTKKLFTRKLITQ; this is translated from the coding sequence ATGAGGCTTGATTTAACAATTTTTAAATTTATTCACAGCTTGGCCGGCAAATCAATCTGTCTTGATTCTTTAGGAATTTTCTTGGCTGTTTATTTAATTTGGTTGATGCCGTTGCTAATTTGTTTCATCTGGTTTCTGAAAGGGGAAAAGAGAAAAATATTGAAAATTTTGTTTCTCTGTTTCTTGGCCGTCGTTTTAGTCTATCTTTTTGATTTTATTTTTGAAAAAATATATTTTCGGCCCAGACCATTTGTTGTTCTGAATTTGTTATCTTTAATTAATGTTGGAATGAAAGAATCATCCTTTCCTTCAGCCCATACAGCTATAGCTTTTGCCTTAGCTTTTAGTATTTATTTTTTTCACTATCGTTTAGGGATCATCTTTTTAATTCTTGCTCTCTTTATTGGCTTAGCGAGAATTTTTGTTGGTGTTCACTGGCCAACTGATGTTTTGGCTGGCATTTTCATTGGTTGGTTTGGCGCACTCTTGACAAAAAAACTTTTTACCCGTAAACTCATAACTCAATAG
- a CDS encoding DUF5652 family protein, whose protein sequence is MNFFQDPFSLPAWFFWPIMIWVLIWKGLALWRAARNNQQIWFVILLIVNTLGLLEILYLFIISKKQTIEQPRERL, encoded by the coding sequence ATGAACTTCTTTCAAGATCCATTTTCATTGCCTGCCTGGTTTTTTTGGCCGATAATGATTTGGGTATTAATTTGGAAGGGTTTGGCTTTATGGCGCGCTGCCAGAAACAATCAACAGATTTGGTTTGTCATTTTGTTGATTGTCAATACCCTCGGCCTTCTAGAAATTCTGTATCTTTTTATCATTAGTAAAAAACAAACCATCGAGCAGCCAAGAGAGCGGTTATAG
- the pcm gene encoding protein-L-isoaspartate O-methyltransferase: MPNLIDQLVEQGYLRTPEIIKAFYKIKREDFLLPEFRGEAEANYPLPIGYGQTISQPLTVAFMLELLQPKKGDKVLDVGSGSGWTTALLAEIVGEKGRVFALEIIPELKEYGEKRTKKYNFVSSGRVVFICGDGSKGLVKEAPFDKIHVAAAATRVPQDLLDQLKIGGRLVIPVGVESQEVVLIEKIGEKKYQEKKYPGFLFVPLITQ; encoded by the coding sequence ATGCCTAATTTAATCGACCAACTTGTTGAGCAGGGATATCTCCGAACGCCGGAAATTATTAAAGCTTTTTATAAAATAAAAAGAGAAGATTTTTTGCTACCTGAATTTAGGGGCGAGGCCGAAGCCAATTATCCTTTACCAATTGGTTATGGTCAGACAATTTCACAACCTTTGACGGTAGCTTTTATGTTAGAACTCCTACAACCAAAAAAAGGAGATAAAGTATTAGATGTCGGTTCTGGTTCTGGCTGGACAACGGCTCTGTTAGCCGAAATCGTTGGTGAAAAGGGTCGAGTTTTTGCTCTAGAAATTATTCCGGAATTAAAAGAATATGGAGAAAAGAGAACAAAAAAATATAATTTTGTCTCTTCTGGTCGTGTTGTCTTTATCTGCGGCGATGGTTCAAAGGGTTTAGTTAAAGAAGCGCCCTTTGACAAAATCCACGTTGCCGCAGCTGCTACTCGCGTTCCCCAGGATTTACTTGATCAGCTAAAGATTGGTGGACGATTAGTAATACCAGTTGGCGTCGAATCGCAAGAAGTGGTCTTAATAGAAAAAATTGGTGAGAAAAAATATCAAGAAAAAAAATATCCGGGCTTTCTTTTTGTCCCTTTGATTACTCAATGA
- a CDS encoding DUF6485 family protein — MECRQKENLKNCPCSYPGCPRKGICCQCLRHHREKGQLPACYFSPEIEKTYDRSIKKFIEVYKK, encoded by the coding sequence ATGGAATGCCGACAAAAAGAAAACCTTAAAAATTGTCCTTGTAGTTATCCAGGTTGTCCAAGAAAAGGAATTTGTTGTCAATGTCTTCGTCATCATCGAGAAAAGGGTCAGTTACCGGCTTGTTATTTTTCACCAGAGATCGAGAAAACTTATGATCGCTCGATCAAAAAATTTATTGAGGTCTATAAAAAATAG